In a single window of the Veillonella sp. genome:
- the pcrA gene encoding DNA helicase PcrA, giving the protein MNSLLTGLNKEQQQAVQHTEGPLLILAGAGSGKTKVLTVRIAHLLAQGVNPYEILAITFTNKAAKEMKSRVEGLVGDVANRIWLSTFHSFCAKFLRFELDNFLGYNSNFTIYDTSDSQAVIKAALKALNLDDKYYPVGAMIAAISDAKNKLLFASDFRKQARDFYQQKVADVYEYYERELRKNNALDFDDLLLVAVKLLQSNEAVLDKYSKRFRYVMIDEYQDTNHAQYLLAKLLASHWKNIAVVGDADQSIYAWRGADIQNILDFEKDYPNCTSIKLEQNYRSTKIILDAANAVIENNEGRPKKNLWTDKTEGTKIQHFTAQSEHEEAAFIGDTIAKKHDIHGVSYGDMAILYRTNAQSRVLEEALIKRALPYTMVGGTKFYDRKEIKDVLAYLRVLYNPFDDLSLLRIINVPKRSIGATTVAKLQDYARANGTSLFMTLTQLHLVDTIKGKTKEKLEEFGILIFTLVAEMEDKTVLDILEAILDRTGYLAQLEESTDPQDQARAENIGELLSVAKDFQDTNPTGTVEDFLEQVALVNDVDSFEQEESKVTLMTLHAAKGLEFPIVFLGGLEEGLFPHSRTLMNPEEIEEERRLAYVGITRAEKELYISNATTRTVFGRTSSYLPSRFIDEIPEELVDGLRAKRKVPDDIKRHVPQHMSVTSRPVTKPIVRNEVIADWKVGDTAIHSKWGNGKVINVAGEGAGMKLTIEFPTQGVRVVMAKFAPVKKG; this is encoded by the coding sequence ATGAATTCATTATTAACAGGTTTAAATAAAGAGCAACAACAAGCCGTTCAACATACGGAAGGCCCTTTATTGATTTTAGCCGGTGCCGGATCTGGTAAAACAAAGGTTTTAACAGTTCGTATTGCACATTTATTGGCTCAAGGTGTCAATCCTTATGAAATCTTGGCGATTACTTTCACCAATAAAGCGGCAAAAGAAATGAAAAGTCGTGTAGAAGGCTTAGTAGGCGATGTAGCTAATCGAATTTGGCTCAGCACATTCCATAGCTTCTGTGCGAAATTCTTGCGTTTTGAGCTAGATAACTTCTTAGGTTATAACAGTAACTTTACAATTTATGATACATCTGACTCTCAAGCGGTTATCAAGGCTGCATTAAAGGCATTAAACCTCGATGATAAATATTATCCTGTAGGTGCTATGATCGCTGCTATCTCAGATGCAAAGAATAAATTGCTATTTGCCTCTGATTTTAGAAAGCAAGCACGGGACTTTTACCAACAAAAGGTAGCCGATGTATATGAATATTATGAACGGGAATTACGCAAAAATAATGCCTTAGACTTTGATGACCTTTTGCTGGTGGCAGTAAAATTATTACAATCTAATGAAGCTGTTCTAGATAAGTATAGTAAGCGTTTTCGTTATGTCATGATCGACGAATATCAAGATACGAACCATGCCCAATATTTATTGGCTAAATTATTAGCATCTCATTGGAAAAATATTGCCGTTGTAGGTGATGCTGATCAAAGTATTTACGCTTGGCGTGGTGCAGATATTCAAAATATCTTAGACTTTGAAAAGGATTATCCGAACTGTACATCTATTAAGTTGGAACAAAACTACCGTTCTACAAAGATTATTCTTGATGCAGCCAATGCAGTAATTGAAAATAACGAAGGTCGTCCTAAGAAAAATTTATGGACAGATAAGACAGAAGGGACTAAAATTCAGCATTTTACGGCTCAGTCTGAACATGAAGAAGCTGCTTTCATTGGCGATACTATCGCTAAAAAGCACGATATTCATGGTGTATCATATGGTGATATGGCTATTTTGTACCGTACAAATGCTCAATCTCGTGTGCTTGAAGAAGCACTCATCAAACGGGCTCTGCCATATACGATGGTAGGGGGCACAAAGTTCTACGATCGTAAAGAAATTAAGGACGTTTTGGCATATCTACGTGTGTTATATAATCCATTCGATGATTTGAGCTTATTGCGCATCATCAATGTACCTAAGCGTAGTATTGGTGCTACTACTGTAGCTAAACTACAAGACTATGCTCGTGCAAACGGCACATCCTTGTTCATGACATTAACACAATTGCATCTAGTAGATACGATTAAGGGTAAAACAAAGGAAAAGTTAGAAGAGTTTGGCATTCTTATCTTTACTCTTGTAGCTGAAATGGAAGATAAAACGGTACTCGATATTTTAGAGGCTATTCTAGATAGAACTGGTTACTTGGCTCAGTTGGAAGAAAGTACAGATCCACAAGATCAGGCTCGCGCTGAGAATATTGGTGAACTTTTATCTGTAGCTAAAGACTTCCAAGATACAAATCCAACGGGGACTGTTGAGGATTTCTTAGAGCAAGTAGCCCTCGTTAATGATGTTGACTCCTTCGAGCAAGAAGAGTCTAAAGTGACCTTAATGACATTACATGCTGCGAAAGGTTTGGAGTTCCCAATCGTATTCTTAGGAGGCTTGGAGGAAGGTTTATTCCCACATAGCCGCACCTTGATGAACCCTGAGGAAATCGAAGAGGAACGTCGTCTTGCCTATGTAGGTATTACTCGTGCTGAAAAGGAATTATATATTTCTAATGCTACTACGCGTACCGTATTTGGACGTACTAGTAGTTATTTGCCATCTCGCTTTATTGATGAAATTCCTGAAGAATTAGTAGATGGTTTACGTGCTAAACGAAAAGTTCCTGATGATATTAAGCGCCATGTACCACAACATATGAGTGTTACTAGCCGCCCTGTCACAAAACCAATTGTTCGCAATGAGGTGATTGCAGACTGGAAAGTTGGCGATACAGCTATTCATAGTAAGTGGGGCAATGGGAAAGTAATCAATGTTGCTGGCGAAGGGGCTGGCATGAAGCTAACTATTGAGTTTCCAACCCAAGGTGTACGTGTGGTAATGGCTAAATTTGCACCTGTTAAAAAGGGGTAA
- the ligA gene encoding NAD-dependent DNA ligase LigA — MNPKDRIKELQQELTHAQYLYYVKDAPTMSDFEYDKKYRELVDLETAHPEYIVPSSPTQRVGMKVEGSFEKVVHGRPMLSLSNVFSADEVRAFANRVEKELGHKPSAYVVELKIDGLAVNLHYENGMFVRAVTRGDGRVGEDVTANVRTIKSIPLYLENAPEFIEVRGEAYMPHSEFKRINEERDEEGLPTFVNPRNAAAGSLRQQDPAITASRNLAFFAYAIGSEVGANIHSQEELLQSLETFKFSVNPHYRVCVTIDEVIEAINYWGEKRHELPYDTDGMVIKVNSFDDQEVLGSTAKDPKWATAYKYPPEEVETVLKDITINVGRTGVLTPTGELESVFVSGTNVSRVTLHNQDFINEKDIRIGDHVIIHKAAEIIPEVIRVVPEKRTGSEVPFTIPNTCPVCESPTVRREGEAAVRCTNKHCPAIEKEQIIHFASRDAMNIDGLGPSIVENLINNKLITNVVDLYHLTVDQLVTMDRMGKKSAENLVKAIADSKTRGLDRVLYGLGIRLIGSKAAGTIASVVKSMERFMTITKEELVAVEEIGPTMADSIVEYRQDPAHVEIIEGLTAAGLKMTVDVVEAAGNQMEGEIVVLTGKLEVMGRSEAGKILEAHGAKVTGSVSKKTTLVIAGEDSGSKLTKANELGIRVMNEEEFVELLRELGEDI, encoded by the coding sequence ATGAATCCGAAAGATAGAATTAAAGAGTTACAACAAGAGCTGACTCATGCGCAGTATTTATACTATGTAAAAGATGCTCCTACAATGAGTGACTTTGAATACGATAAAAAATATCGAGAGCTCGTTGATTTAGAAACAGCTCATCCTGAATATATTGTGCCATCTTCCCCAACACAACGGGTAGGCATGAAGGTGGAAGGCTCCTTTGAAAAGGTCGTTCATGGCCGCCCTATGTTGAGCTTATCTAATGTATTCAGTGCTGATGAAGTGCGTGCGTTCGCGAATCGTGTAGAAAAGGAATTGGGTCATAAGCCTTCTGCTTATGTAGTAGAGCTTAAAATCGATGGCTTAGCTGTCAATTTGCATTATGAAAATGGCATGTTTGTACGTGCTGTAACACGTGGTGATGGTCGCGTTGGCGAAGATGTTACAGCCAATGTGCGGACTATTAAATCCATTCCTTTATACCTCGAAAATGCACCTGAATTTATCGAGGTTCGCGGTGAAGCCTACATGCCTCATAGCGAATTTAAACGCATTAATGAAGAACGTGATGAAGAGGGCTTACCAACCTTTGTAAATCCTCGCAATGCAGCAGCAGGTTCTTTACGTCAACAAGATCCAGCGATTACGGCTAGTCGTAATTTAGCATTCTTTGCCTACGCAATCGGTTCTGAAGTGGGTGCCAATATTCATAGCCAAGAGGAATTATTACAAAGCTTAGAAACGTTTAAGTTTTCTGTAAATCCTCATTATCGCGTTTGTGTAACAATTGACGAGGTAATCGAGGCTATTAATTATTGGGGTGAAAAGCGTCATGAGTTGCCTTACGACACAGACGGTATGGTAATTAAGGTTAATAGTTTTGATGATCAAGAGGTACTTGGCAGTACTGCTAAGGACCCTAAATGGGCAACAGCGTACAAATATCCTCCAGAAGAGGTGGAAACCGTTCTTAAGGATATCACTATCAATGTAGGGCGTACAGGTGTTCTTACGCCAACAGGCGAGTTGGAATCCGTATTTGTATCCGGTACGAATGTAAGTCGTGTTACATTACATAATCAAGACTTCATCAATGAAAAAGATATTCGTATTGGTGACCATGTCATCATTCACAAGGCAGCCGAGATTATTCCAGAGGTTATCCGCGTAGTCCCAGAAAAACGAACTGGTTCTGAAGTGCCTTTCACAATTCCTAATACATGTCCTGTATGCGAATCGCCTACAGTTCGACGTGAAGGTGAAGCCGCTGTTCGTTGTACGAATAAACATTGTCCTGCCATTGAAAAGGAACAAATTATTCATTTTGCATCTCGCGATGCTATGAATATCGATGGTCTCGGGCCTAGCATTGTAGAAAACCTAATCAATAACAAATTAATCACCAATGTTGTTGATTTATATCATTTAACAGTAGATCAATTAGTTACTATGGATCGGATGGGTAAGAAATCTGCAGAGAATTTGGTGAAAGCCATCGCAGACTCTAAAACTCGTGGATTAGACCGCGTATTGTATGGCCTCGGTATTCGCCTAATTGGATCTAAGGCAGCCGGAACAATTGCAAGTGTTGTGAAATCTATGGAACGATTCATGACTATTACTAAGGAAGAACTCGTTGCAGTAGAAGAGATTGGTCCTACAATGGCAGATAGTATCGTTGAATACCGTCAAGATCCTGCTCATGTAGAGATCATTGAAGGTTTAACAGCGGCAGGACTTAAGATGACTGTAGATGTTGTTGAAGCAGCAGGCAACCAAATGGAAGGCGAAATCGTCGTTCTCACAGGTAAACTTGAAGTTATGGGCCGCAGTGAAGCTGGTAAGATTCTTGAAGCTCATGGGGCTAAGGTGACAGGTTCCGTCTCTAAGAAAACAACCCTTGTTATTGCTGGCGAAGACAGTGGTAGTAAGCTTACTAAAGCAAATGAATTGGGTATACGAGTTATGAACGAAGAAGAGTTTGTAGAACTCTTACGCGAACTGGGTGAAGATATTTAA
- a CDS encoding manganese-dependent inorganic pyrophosphatase yields the protein MSDVKTYVAGHKSPDTDSICSAISFANFLTQMGTPATPVCAGEGNKETTYVLNHFGFEHPQIVKNWEEFAPEGGNLYLTDHNESKQIIDGYKSMNMCGVVDHHRIGDFETDGPVFMRLEPVGCSNTIITKLYMENNQEIPKDIAGLMLSAIISDTVLFRSPTCTETDKEMAHKLAEIAGVDIESYGLDMLKAGADISDLTNDDIVRTDMKEFSEAGKTISIGQISVMDTTDVLAKQAELVAALEALRTANNYDASYIMVTNILDESTTLLFSGDVEAVVTKAFEKEVKDNGVFLPNTMSRKKQIVPPILGAMK from the coding sequence GGTACACCAGCTACTCCAGTATGTGCAGGTGAAGGAAATAAAGAAACAACATATGTATTGAATCATTTTGGTTTTGAACACCCACAAATCGTTAAGAATTGGGAAGAGTTTGCTCCAGAAGGTGGCAACTTATATTTAACAGACCATAACGAATCCAAACAAATCATCGATGGTTATAAATCCATGAATATGTGTGGTGTTGTAGATCATCACCGCATTGGTGATTTTGAAACTGATGGTCCTGTATTCATGCGTTTAGAACCAGTAGGTTGCTCCAATACAATCATTACTAAATTGTACATGGAAAACAATCAAGAAATTCCTAAAGATATTGCTGGCTTGATGTTATCTGCTATCATTTCTGATACTGTATTATTCCGTTCTCCAACATGCACAGAAACAGATAAAGAAATGGCCCATAAATTGGCTGAAATCGCTGGCGTTGACATCGAGTCTTATGGTCTTGATATGTTAAAAGCTGGTGCTGATATTTCTGATTTGACTAACGATGATATCGTTCGTACAGATATGAAAGAATTCTCCGAAGCAGGTAAAACGATTTCTATCGGTCAAATTTCTGTAATGGATACAACAGATGTATTGGCTAAACAAGCTGAGCTTGTAGCTGCACTAGAGGCTCTTCGTACTGCGAATAACTACGATGCATCTTACATCATGGTTACAAACATTCTTGATGAAAGTACTACATTGTTATTCAGCGGTGATGTAGAAGCTGTAGTAACAAAAGCATTTGAAAAAGAAGTTAAAGACAATGGCGTATTCTTGCCAAATACTATGTCTCGTAAAAAACAAATCGTACCACCAATTCTTGGTGCTATGAAATAG